One genomic segment of Sminthopsis crassicaudata isolate SCR6 chromosome 2, ASM4859323v1, whole genome shotgun sequence includes these proteins:
- the DUSP13A gene encoding dual specificity protein phosphatase 13A isoform X2: MSGDKAAPRESKAEPGVWDTRCPGVSEVEQLLRSGEVCGCSHVDEVWPNLYIGDAATANNRFELWKLGITHVLNAAHGGLYCQGGPDFYGSCVSYLGVPAHDLPDFNISAYFSSAADFIHNALLTPGAKVLVHCVVGVSRSATLVLAYLMLRQGLTLLQAVSSVRQRRWIFPNSGFLEQLCQLDRQLQGEGGASRD; this comes from the exons ATGTCTGGGGACAAGGCCGCCCCGAGAGAGAGCAAAGCTGAGCCGGGTGTTTGGGACACGCGCTGCCCCGGGGTGTCTGAGGTAGAGCAGCTCCTGAGATCCGGGGAGGTCTGTGGCTGCAGCCACGTGGATGAAGTCTGGCCCAACCTCTACATAGGAGATGC GGCCACAGCCAACAATCGCTTTGAACTGTGGAAACTAGGGATCACTCACGTGCTGAATGCAGCCCACGGAGGGCTCTACTGCCAGGGGGGGCCCGACTTCTACGGCAGCTGTGTGAGCTACCTGGGGGTGCCCGCGCACGACCTTCCTGACTTCAACATCAGCGCCTACTTTTCCTCAGCCGCTGATTTTATCCACAATGCCCTTCTCACCCCCGGGG CCAAGGTCCTAGTTCACTGTGTGGTGGGGGTCAGCCGATCGGCCACTCTGGTCCTGGCTTACCTCATGCTGAGGCAGGGGCTGACTCTGCTGCAGGCTGTGAGTTCCGTGAGACAGCGCCGTTGGATCTTCCCCAACTCTGGCTTCCTCGAGCAGCTGTGCCAGCTGGACAGGCAGCTTCAGGGAGAAGGGGGCGCGTCACGGGACTGA
- the DUSP13A gene encoding dual specificity protein phosphatase 13A isoform X3, whose amino-acid sequence MSGDKAAPRESKAEPGVWDTRCPGVSEVEQLLRSGEVCGCSHVDEVWPNLYIGDAATANNRFELWKLGITHVLNAAHGGLYCQGGPDFYGSCVSYLGVPAHDLPDFNISAYFSSAADFIHNALLTPGVSIRRQRESPTRVTFGIIEDPQDFCHCNRK is encoded by the exons ATGTCTGGGGACAAGGCCGCCCCGAGAGAGAGCAAAGCTGAGCCGGGTGTTTGGGACACGCGCTGCCCCGGGGTGTCTGAGGTAGAGCAGCTCCTGAGATCCGGGGAGGTCTGTGGCTGCAGCCACGTGGATGAAGTCTGGCCCAACCTCTACATAGGAGATGC GGCCACAGCCAACAATCGCTTTGAACTGTGGAAACTAGGGATCACTCACGTGCTGAATGCAGCCCACGGAGGGCTCTACTGCCAGGGGGGGCCCGACTTCTACGGCAGCTGTGTGAGCTACCTGGGGGTGCCCGCGCACGACCTTCCTGACTTCAACATCAGCGCCTACTTTTCCTCAGCCGCTGATTTTATCCACAATGCCCTTCTCACCCCCGGGG TGAGCATCAGACGGCAAAGGGAATCGCCAACACGAGTGACTTTTGGTATCATCGAGGATCCCCAAGATTTCTGTCATTGTAATAGAAAATAG
- the DUSP13A gene encoding dual specificity protein phosphatase 13A isoform X1 — translation MKEKKKNRKRKMEESKAAGTKEIGSFGPHPDKSTPHWESGRWKMFHKIRDKTPEIDDLQRLLWTQRGPGNHMDEVWPNVYIGDLWAARNLKMLQNQGITHVLNATHGVLGVSTGSSYYCHLPVTYHGIQAFDDPAFDLSAFFYEAANFIQGALETPGGKVLVHCAMGLSRSATLVLAFLMLRKQLTLVEALRTVSVHRNICPNRGFLSQLRDLDLQLSQQQRKGSRENLTPSATLHPK, via the exons atgaaagagaaaaaaaaaaacagaaaaagaaagatggaagaaagtaAAGCAGCTGGAACCAAAGAAATAG GTTCTTTTGGACCCCATCCTGACAAGAGCACTCCCCACTGGGAGTCAGGCAGGTGGAAGATGTTTCACAAGATCAGAGATAAAACACCAGAAATAGATGACCTGCAGCGACTCCTCTGGACTCAAAGAGGGCCTGGGAACCACATGGATGAAGTCTGGCCTAACGTTTATATAGGAGATTT ATGGGCGGCCAGGAATCTCAAAATGCTGCAGAACCAAGGAATCACTCATGTCCTCAACGCTACCCATGGGGTGCTGGGTGTGTCTACAGGATCCAGTTATTATTGTCACTTACCTGTGACCTACCACGGGATACAGGCTTTTGATGACCCAGCCTTTGATCTCAGTGCCTTTTTCTATGAGGCAGCAAACTTCATCCAGGGAGCACTGGAGACTCCAGGCG GGAAGGTGCTTGTCCACTGTGCCATGGGGCTCAGCCGCTCTGCCACCCTGGTCCTTGCCTTCCTCATGCTCCGGAAGCAGCTGACCCTGGTGGAAGCTCTGAGGACAGTTAGTGTCCATCGGAACATCTGCCCCAATCGTGGGTTCCTGTCCCAGCTGCGTGACCTGGACCTGCAGCTTAGCCAGCAACAGCGTAAGGGGAGCAGGGAGAATCTGACGCCATCCGCTACTTTGCACCCAAAATAA